CCGTAACGTTCTATTATCGTAGCGGCCGCCTTTTGTGTGTGCTGGTCCCGGGCGGTAGGGTAGGGCGAGCGAGGCCTACTGCCAATCGGGGACATTTGGGCTTGGTCCGTAATATCTGGCTCCGGTTTTCGACACCGCCTCATAACGTTCACGCACTATtttcttgttgttgttgtgattaggttttttttttgttgttgttattattgcatttaattagtattggaaattatttttgtattgcgTACGCGTCTCATcgtcgtgtgtataatattttgtttacaccGTGTTCGCGTTGTACTCGTCAGCGACGACTTCAACATTTGCATTATATTGTCAGGTGGTCACCTATCGCGATGCTGctcgtatttactatttagtcgtttcgtcagttGTCGCCGCCGCTGACAACTAGTAACGGTAAcgcgattttataatatattttcatattcttaCGTCGCGCGTTCCGCGTTAAAACCAGACGAACGGCGGCGGTTCTTCAAGTCACGATGGAGGCGGACGATCATCAGGACGACGAAATCAAGGAATCTATGAGCGATAACGAAGACGACAAGGACGTGAAGGTGTTGGTGAGAGCCCGTCACTACTTTCGACCCAGTGTTAATTGATGGATGGGAAAAGTGGCTGGTGGTAGTTAGTAGGACGTCATAACCGCCGTCAATTATCGGGTCCATATTTTGCTTCAATTCGACTACGACCTTAACAGAAAAATAACTTTTCCGGGCGAAAACGCGCCAAATTCCCTACGTTTGTGGTAGTCACCGCAGAGTTAGCGAACGACCGCACTCGCTTAAGTGTGCTGTGTGTGGTTGTGTGTTCGTGTGCGTGCTTACGCGTGACATTAATGGGGGGGAGGAGTCATTCTTCGTCATCGCGGACGTGCCGCGGGGTCGGGAAAATGGGCGGAGGGGCGATATTTAAGGATGTAACGAAAAGCGTTCCGAACGTCGTACACACCGCGTACACCCCCCCACCAAGAGCCAAGCTCTATCCTTCCCCACAGCCATCTCGGTGGTGAACATTATGTGAAATGGGAATTGGGATGGTAACGGCTCACCGGACAAGACTGTTGGCAGAGCGATGAATCTAAAACCTGAGTCCTACTACGCTGAtagttgatatttattttggcACTTATCGTCTACGTCACTTTGACTTAAATGTCTACGTCACTTGAATGTCTGACTTAAATGTCTCATCTAAGGGTCTATAATCTTCcttgaaaatgttcaaatcaaTGCAATTTATCTTGCCGTTGTCCCCACAAGGTGACGCTAGGCGTCCAAATAGAccgttttttaataaatcaactaAAATCCATAGTTCAGATGGTTGCTTCATCAAAGGTTTTTGTTAaggtataatttaatcattattcaaTAGCTATTTGGCAAACACGTATTTATGATGGGTATATTAAATTGGCATAAATATGTAGTCCTCGTATACAATTCAAACCTTTATTTGTTGACTTCTGCAGGATTGCGATAAATATCGTCAATTTTAAAGCTAGTACTTACCTATCTATGTAGTCTTAAATGTTTCTGAATTAGTgtcataatgcataatatatataccgtcaTGTACATGACTGAGGTACACATCTACTTTCTCTTCGAGTCATGTATGTTATGGGACACTTAAACTAATATGAAAAAGTCATTGAGTTTAAATtcctataataacataatataagataacaataaattcatgttacagcagcagcaacagcagcagcaacatcaacaacaacaacaacaacagcagcagcagcagcaacaacaacaacaacaacaacaacaagacCAACAGCCAACTATAGTACAAATGCACAATGGCCAACCTCAAATTATTACTTTAGCCAATCTGCAGAATTTATTGCCTATGCAGCAAGTACAACAATTGACTCAGAATCAACAAAATCAGGGCATCAAAACTATAACATCAAACGGCACAACAATACAACCAATATTTTCAGTTCAGGGTTTACCAGGTCAATTTATTCAGGTAGATAACAGtcttatatattctatatttttagtttttcctaGCTTGTCTTATTGTCTTATtgtttcataaatcataatagcaaaataatcaaacaataaCAGTTGATGGACAAGAAGCACTGTTCATTCCTACAAATTCTAACAATGGTCAAGGGGCACCTACTATATTTACACCAACAGGACAGATAGTACGACCATTGCAAACAATACAGCTTCAATCTGGTTTGTAAAATAGATGAATGTTTACATGTgtatcttataatttaaattcaatgtttCAGGGCAAAACATTTCTGTACGTCAATCGAACATGCCACAAGTTGTACAATTGCCGTCTGTTCAGCAAACTATACCTGTTCAAGTGCCTATATCGTCTAATGGTCAGACTTTATACCAAACATTGCATCTTCCTATACAGTCTTTTGCTTCTTCTTTACCAAACATCATACAGGGTAATCAAGGCCAATTGATGCAAATCCCCCAGTTGGCTCAAATGACTCAGTCACCTCAAATGGCACAAATAGTTAATAGTAATGGTCAGATACAGACCGTGCAATTAACATCACCAATTGGTAATGGCCAACAAATACAGTTAGTGAATACATCCAGTGCAAATAATCAGTACCAAAATACAACAACTCCAGCTACTTCACCAAACGTTATGCATGTAAGTCAATACTTtcttttaattactatttagcgttaaaatattttatttaatgtccaataaaatatttagacaaattcaTCACCAAATTCATCTTCGAGTAGTAATGAAAATAGTCCACAACCACAACCCGTGACAATTCAAACACAGTCGGGACAAACTTTACAACTTATTCCTCAACAACTAACTCTTGGAAGTAAGAGTTGATAACAATTTAacagtttaattaaattatttcacaaaatattaatttttttaaaccaaacttATTTGTTTAGATAATCCTCAACAATTAACAGTAATACCAGCAAACAACCTTCCTCagtttttacaaaacaataatggTGTTACTATTAGAGGAAATAATGTTGTTCaggtactatttttatttactatggAAAAAATCTCATAAAAAGTGTTACTGCTGggtatttcttttaatttttcttttatgttCATATGAACTACCTACTCACTTATgcttattgtaaatacaataacagattatatatttcaaaaaaaaaaaaaaactatcccatttaaattttactaatataatatattaatatataaaataaaaaaattaaatatatttatttcaatagttACCAGCAACTACCCAAAACACAAATCAACCACAAACTGTGAATATACCAGGAATTGGAACTGTACAAATCATTACTTCTCTTGGAGGACAAAGCACGTCTAATGCCACTCAAACATTACCACCTGGTCTACAAAATATACAAGTTATCAATGCTAGtatgtttttcaatataataattatatgaattaaataaatgatttaattgtgaattatttttatagcaaCTGGacaacaaatagaaaatatggaTCAAAAATGGCAAATTATTCCAATTGCTGGAACAATGTTCCAGGATGGGAGTTCAGTAACTGAATATGATTCTCCAGGTGAGGAAAAACCGCGAACAAGAAGAGTAGCATGTACATGCCCCAATTGCTGTGATGGTGAAAAACGGTATTTagattacttttattattattttcaaaagataaattctatttatatttcttagtgttcacaattattattttgtttatagaaaTGGTGCTGGTAAGAGGGTACATATTTGTCATGTGCCAggttgtaataaaatgtatggtaaAACATCTCATTTACGTGCTCATCTTAGATGGCACACAGGTGAACGACCTTTTATTTGTAACTGGCAACACTGTGGTAAACGATTTACTAGATCAGATGAACTTCAGgtacaaaattatacttttaatttataaatatataaatatttaattataaaccaaatatttgtaaattatagagACATAATAGAACACATACAGGAGAGAAGAGATTTCAGTGTAATGAATGTCCTAAACGGTTTATGCGTAGTGACCACTTACAAAAACATGTTAGAACTCACTTGAAACAAAAATTGATGGTACGactaaatgttgataaataataaatagcaaatagcaattaaataagaattagaaatatttttctaaactaattttgtatgtataatactattatattattaattatttttacaggaAGGAAATAGTGTTGTTGTTGGCTTAAAACAAGATTCAGAAGTGGATGATGAAATGGATAATATAGCGCCCAAAcatcataatatgaataacgTCATTTTAGAACAGGATGATGATAGTTCCTCTTcttgtgaaaataaaatgattattttacatgatgaaaatgtataaattattttatatacatattttacatctTACCTATgtgtaatgattttatttttatgtattttacgtATGTAGTTTCCATTAGTTGATTTATTTGTTCAtgacttattattatgttaataatatgctattattgTGTACTGTTATTTTTTGGgattgatattatgttataaatccatagttattttatacattaatattttatttattcattaatttttacaacttattggatatttcattttatacatGGTACATGTAGAATATAAGccatatacaaattatttgatataatattattgtaaaacttgTGTGAAcccatataattattgttaccctccaaaatgttttatacatattttgtacagttGTCATTATAACAAGacataaatgtatgtatttacgCTAaagatgtaaaataaattatttgacaaaacaataatatttcatttgttCTCATTATCATGAGGTAAAGTTTTAGTAAGGCAGTTATTGatctacaaaattaatataatattttcaatgtatTACTTTGGAATTTGGATACTTGCAATTTGACTAATACTAATTGTTACAaatttaaccacataatataGAGCTCAGattttaaagcaaaataaaaaagtaaaagaaTCATAggaaatgtgaaaaaaaaaacatttttatgttaaatcgAATTAAATGTTATGGAATCATATCATATTCATAAgttcataatatggtttattttaaagtatattaaacatatcagaatttgaatcacagattctaacaatataatataaacttataaaagtgtaatacttgataaatattaattaaataaattaaaatattgtcattacttaatgaaaatattactaaattattaaatataagattttaaacTGTTGCTTTTTTAATTCAGTTGATTTAATCagcagatatataataataataatactataactcCTGGCTAATCATCTTTTTTGAatagtaaaattgtaatatCATTTTGTGAAAAGGGTAATATTAAGAGGATATCagcacactatttgttttcttgtTTGACGTCATATGTGCGAATTGATGACATAATCTATTTaactaggtattattttatttatttttctgtcgGCAAAACCATACATATTGACACCCTTCACACTCCTCACATATTGATACTCCTTATATCAGCTACATTTTATATcctattaataaaatgaaatgaaatttaaatgtatatcaatgctgtaaatttgaataaaatgcaCGATTTTTAACTTCTTATTGTTAAACATAACTTCTTAATACGAAGTTTGGATTTATTACAAACGAATTTAATTTAGAatcttttttttgcatttttttaattttaggtattttttagtcattattggtaattttttttatttttcattttctaatttttatgatttttacaaaTCCCACTTACTAAAAACTTTTTACTCACATTTTATcaattagtttttaatgttcatcttgtacatttttgtaattggtttaaaataatttaaaacataataaatactataaatagtaacacattttttttctcagttatttaaaaaagttctgCGAATTTCTTACTTTTAACCCCCCGAAAGTATCGACTAGATCTTACTTGCAACCacaaaaaattgtgaaaaagttgaaaatcgaagcatttttactgaccCAAAAGGTGAAGAATGATGACAGACACGCAAAAAAAACACTGTAAATATCATGTAAAATCGATAAATTCATCGCAACGCTTAGGCCCAAAATCTAAGAATACTGACAACAAGAATAGCGAATAAATACTACCTAGtagttagtacctacttataagtcCTAAACTcctaactaaatataatagatataagtatataacttattaacttactGATCTTGTAACATTTGTCAGTTGTAATTTCATACTAACTTCAAGACTTtccaagaaaatttaaatttagttagaatgattgagcatagaatattttatgcgacATTGCCACATTCACGTTGCTGAAAttgtagtaatttattattttcatgtaatATTACACCAATTATTATGACTCCGAACTTAAACAAGCCGCGAGCTGAGCCCGCTTTATCGATTAATGttttagattattaaattagttccggagcaataaatattaggtacctataaactaaagttaagtttataggtctatggttttATCCTTAATATACGACGTGTTAAACATTTTGCATTAggggaatataatataagataattaagatacaattccaaaattattatagaaattatatcaGTGTTCGATTAACAGGTTTATGAAAAGTGACTATTATTGACTATAGaatcatgttattttttaattcttaccatattttgaattataatacaattatatagtatttctATATCTTTTGATACAACGACAAATTTGCTCGATCGGGTCGCAAAAAAGGTGTTTTATGCTCAATTGTGTTCGTAGGTAACTATATATTAGGAAATTGTACCTACTTAAGTGGATCttagtatagattatattttctttaggATTTTTATGACTTTTGGACTTTGGTATGATAATTAGGATGTAAGTGCcagataaataaaaactataggtacctatatacaagataccaatatgtaacatgtatagataatatatgtattgtatacattatatatttattatatattacccgAGTACCTACCCTTTATTTATATATGGCAGTTGGAAATCATATTAGAAGgtacagaaataaaatattttaaaaattggaatgGTCATTGAAAAACTGGCATCAATAAAACAATAGTAAAACCATTCAtgaaccatttatttttatttttacacctcTCACCCTATTTTCTGGTGTTGGGAGgggcaataatataattgtacactGTCGATTTGTTCACAGAATGTttctgattaatattttatagtatgcgTGTGAgtgtttatgtaggtatttcatagttatactttattgtacctacctattggtgCAACTAGCTAGTTGCATTGCAGGGAATTTGTGCAcccccaaaaaataaaagattttttattatattaaaagattATTTCGGAGTAAagattatcaataaatataaaaatgttgtgcTATACCTATAGTATGCCTAAACTGTATATTgaggaataaaataaataggtacttcgCTATATTATGTTCCAAgccataacataatattatgaaataatcttTAGCTTATTTAACGTTGTATTGAACAGGTCACAGATacgtagttattatattttatttgtgtaacgataaccgtaataatattaaattacaaaaggACGAAATAACTTTGAACACAAGGTAACGACACTTTTCGTTATTTATGGCAGGatgcaatataggtatatgcgtGGCCTATGCACATGGGCGGATTTATCTTTTTTACGGCTATAAGCACTAACAATTTTCAGCCCCTATAATAGGTAAACAAGTTATAATATCCCCTCCAAAATACAATAGACAGTATATTTTCAGAATTAATTCCAtgctataataattgatatttgtttttaatttttatcagcaaaagtataataattggcaatttttttttatttttttttgtaaatgagAAGAGAAGACGCATATTTTGGCATGACTATACAAAaacgattattttaaatttatgtttatctACTAATAGTATAGTAATCTTCAGTAAGTATCGAAAaatcgtaatttatattatgatgtcacATGGtagaacataaattaatttaagaacattttaattagatacataataatgaCATTTGCGTAgaggaatttaaatttattatatgtcGGGTTTTGAATGaaatcaacaaatattatgataaattaattaacaaacaaAAGCTCTAGACATTTATTAACACTTATCTCCTTAGCTTATATtcctttaaactttaaagtgttcaatgtttgaaatatagatatagttatgtttttaattacgaTGTGTCGATAATcaatatcatacaaatatattattcatacataaccaaatattatgtagaactTATGTCTTATATTACATAGGTCATAGAAACATGGAATATgtgtgtaataaattaaaataaagtagaagacttgttttaattaatacacaATAACCATATGAATTTACAATACCTTTTTGagattttatacttttagaaattagaatattaatcaatatttttaaactcaaaatccatcaagatgaaaaatattatcatagtaggtacctacacacactttaaaagtttgaatttaatatatataaaatattttgtctttttatcacttatcagttatcagttaATCACGCACAAAGCTGTAactgtataaaaacaattatttaattaattccgTGACCCATTAGCGTTATTCTTATTTAAGTACTTCGACCTTGTAAGTTGCAGTTAAAAGTACTCATCGTTTTTCAACaggtaatatgttttttatggcaaataaaatataaatacattatacatctaATATggattaaatatgatatatttttagttatcacTTGAAACTaggtaattaggtatttaatttttctgtctggctgtattataataatatatctcattaaactatttttacaaaattattattatcaattattttacataagcTGATGATAAcccactacctatataaaattatactctGTGTCTCTGTCATAGGTATTCTACttaaattatagataattaCAATAACCACATAATTTATGTCAATAATGTTAGAAAACCcatcattaggtatattatatataatttatattaattacagtatattataaattataatacattgaaagaattcattttttaaaatataccacaaaatataactaacccaataaaagttaattaatatataattatgttctattcaaattatgaatttacctatttattatattttattgcaattacTTACCGGCGGAATTACGGCATTACTATACCGAAATGCGGAAATCCGCAAtactcatttttaaatataacgtaactattacacattttgtaagttttaaaattactctttaaaacataatatgatatattgatatgcaTATTACAGAGGTTTCGAATAT
Above is a window of Metopolophium dirhodum isolate CAU chromosome 3, ASM1992520v1, whole genome shotgun sequence DNA encoding:
- the LOC132941602 gene encoding specificity protein transcription factor 3-like isoform X2, translating into MEADDHQDDEIKESMSDNEDDKDVKVLQQQQQQQHQQQQQQQQQQQQQQQQQQQQDQQPTIVQMHNGQPQIITLANLQNLLPMQQVQQLTQNQQNQGIKTITSNGTTIQPIFSVQGLPGQFIQQNNQTITVDGQEALFIPTNSNNGQGAPTIFTPTGQIVRPLQTIQLQSGQNISVRQSNMPQVVQLPSVQQTIPVQVPISSNGQTLYQTLHLPIQSFASSLPNIIQGNQGQLMQIPQLAQMTQSPQMAQIVNSNGQIQTVQLTSPIGNGQQIQLVNTSSANNQYQNTTTPATSPNVMHTNSSPNSSSSSNENSPQPQPVTIQTQSGQTLQLIPQQLTLGNNPQQLTVIPANNLPQFLQNNNGVTIRGNNVVQLPATTQNTNQPQTVNIPGIGTVQIITSLGGQSTSNATQTLPPGLQNIQVINATTGQQIENMDQKWQIIPIAGTMFQDGSSVTEYDSPGEEKPRTRRVACTCPNCCDGEKRNGAGKRVHICHVPGCNKMYGKTSHLRAHLRWHTGERPFICNWQHCGKRFTRSDELQRHNRTHTGEKRFQCNECPKRFMRSDHLQKHVRTHLKQKLMEGNSVVVGLKQDSEVDDEMDNIAPKHHNMNNVILEQDDDSSSSCENKMIILHDENV
- the LOC132941602 gene encoding specificity protein transcription factor 3-like isoform X3, translated to MEADDHQDDEIKESMSDNEDDKDVKVLQQQQQQHQQQQQQQQQQQQQQQQQQQQDQQPTIVQMHNGQPQIITLANLQNLLPMQQVQQLTQNQQNQGIKTITSNGTTIQPIFSVQGLPGQFIQQNNQTITVDGQEALFIPTNSNNGQGAPTIFTPTGQIVRPLQTIQLQSGQNISVRQSNMPQVVQLPSVQQTIPVQVPISSNGQTLYQTLHLPIQSFASSLPNIIQGNQGQLMQIPQLAQMTQSPQMAQIVNSNGQIQTVQLTSPIGNGQQIQLVNTSSANNQYQNTTTPATSPNVMHTNSSPNSSSSSNENSPQPQPVTIQTQSGQTLQLIPQQLTLGNNPQQLTVIPANNLPQFLQNNNGVTIRGNNVVQLPATTQNTNQPQTVNIPGIGTVQIITSLGGQSTSNATQTLPPGLQNIQVINATTGQQIENMDQKWQIIPIAGTMFQDGSSVTEYDSPGEEKPRTRRVACTCPNCCDGEKRNGAGKRVHICHVPGCNKMYGKTSHLRAHLRWHTGERPFICNWQHCGKRFTRSDELQRHNRTHTGEKRFQCNECPKRFMRSDHLQKHVRTHLKQKLMEGNSVVVGLKQDSEVDDEMDNIAPKHHNMNNVILEQDDDSSSSCENKMIILHDENV
- the LOC132941602 gene encoding specificity protein transcription factor 3-like isoform X4; the encoded protein is MEADDHQDDEIKESMSDNEDDKDVKQQQQQQQHQQQQQQQQQQQQQQQQQQQQDQQPTIVQMHNGQPQIITLANLQNLLPMQQVQQLTQNQQNQGIKTITSNGTTIQPIFSVQGLPGQFIQQNNQTITVDGQEALFIPTNSNNGQGAPTIFTPTGQIVRPLQTIQLQSGQNISVRQSNMPQVVQLPSVQQTIPVQVPISSNGQTLYQTLHLPIQSFASSLPNIIQGNQGQLMQIPQLAQMTQSPQMAQIVNSNGQIQTVQLTSPIGNGQQIQLVNTSSANNQYQNTTTPATSPNVMHTNSSPNSSSSSNENSPQPQPVTIQTQSGQTLQLIPQQLTLGNNPQQLTVIPANNLPQFLQNNNGVTIRGNNVVQLPATTQNTNQPQTVNIPGIGTVQIITSLGGQSTSNATQTLPPGLQNIQVINATTGQQIENMDQKWQIIPIAGTMFQDGSSVTEYDSPGEEKPRTRRVACTCPNCCDGEKRNGAGKRVHICHVPGCNKMYGKTSHLRAHLRWHTGERPFICNWQHCGKRFTRSDELQRHNRTHTGEKRFQCNECPKRFMRSDHLQKHVRTHLKQKLMEGNSVVVGLKQDSEVDDEMDNIAPKHHNMNNVILEQDDDSSSSCENKMIILHDENV
- the LOC132941602 gene encoding specificity protein transcription factor 3-like isoform X5, with product MEADDHQDDEIKESMSDNEDDKDVKQQQQQQHQQQQQQQQQQQQQQQQQQQQDQQPTIVQMHNGQPQIITLANLQNLLPMQQVQQLTQNQQNQGIKTITSNGTTIQPIFSVQGLPGQFIQQNNQTITVDGQEALFIPTNSNNGQGAPTIFTPTGQIVRPLQTIQLQSGQNISVRQSNMPQVVQLPSVQQTIPVQVPISSNGQTLYQTLHLPIQSFASSLPNIIQGNQGQLMQIPQLAQMTQSPQMAQIVNSNGQIQTVQLTSPIGNGQQIQLVNTSSANNQYQNTTTPATSPNVMHTNSSPNSSSSSNENSPQPQPVTIQTQSGQTLQLIPQQLTLGNNPQQLTVIPANNLPQFLQNNNGVTIRGNNVVQLPATTQNTNQPQTVNIPGIGTVQIITSLGGQSTSNATQTLPPGLQNIQVINATTGQQIENMDQKWQIIPIAGTMFQDGSSVTEYDSPGEEKPRTRRVACTCPNCCDGEKRNGAGKRVHICHVPGCNKMYGKTSHLRAHLRWHTGERPFICNWQHCGKRFTRSDELQRHNRTHTGEKRFQCNECPKRFMRSDHLQKHVRTHLKQKLMEGNSVVVGLKQDSEVDDEMDNIAPKHHNMNNVILEQDDDSSSSCENKMIILHDENV
- the LOC132941602 gene encoding specificity protein transcription factor 3-like isoform X1: MDVDALTYAEMHNVMTEEMQNNEQLHYEVAEFQQQQQQQQHQQQQQQQQQQQQQQQQQQQQDQQPTIVQMHNGQPQIITLANLQNLLPMQQVQQLTQNQQNQGIKTITSNGTTIQPIFSVQGLPGQFIQQNNQTITVDGQEALFIPTNSNNGQGAPTIFTPTGQIVRPLQTIQLQSGQNISVRQSNMPQVVQLPSVQQTIPVQVPISSNGQTLYQTLHLPIQSFASSLPNIIQGNQGQLMQIPQLAQMTQSPQMAQIVNSNGQIQTVQLTSPIGNGQQIQLVNTSSANNQYQNTTTPATSPNVMHTNSSPNSSSSSNENSPQPQPVTIQTQSGQTLQLIPQQLTLGNNPQQLTVIPANNLPQFLQNNNGVTIRGNNVVQLPATTQNTNQPQTVNIPGIGTVQIITSLGGQSTSNATQTLPPGLQNIQVINATTGQQIENMDQKWQIIPIAGTMFQDGSSVTEYDSPGEEKPRTRRVACTCPNCCDGEKRNGAGKRVHICHVPGCNKMYGKTSHLRAHLRWHTGERPFICNWQHCGKRFTRSDELQRHNRTHTGEKRFQCNECPKRFMRSDHLQKHVRTHLKQKLMEGNSVVVGLKQDSEVDDEMDNIAPKHHNMNNVILEQDDDSSSSCENKMIILHDENV